In Campylobacter suis, the following proteins share a genomic window:
- the tgt gene encoding tRNA guanosine(34) transglycosylase Tgt has product MDFKVTHTDGNARAGVLKTAHSEILTPVFMPVGTVGAVKSLDATDMREILDAKIILANTYHMYLRPGSKIVKEFGGLHGFSKFDRSFLTDSGGFQAFSLRANTKNDDGGIKFKSHIDGSMHYFTPRSVLDTQYDLGSDIMMILDDLVALPATKERVELSLKRTIKWADEAIRYHKSIQSKGVGVHQNIFGIIQGGTDYEARKFCAQKLCEMDFDGLAIGGLSVGESNQEMYDTVEGVMPFIDTKRPSYLMGVGTPEDLVENVERGVDMFDCVMPTRNARNGTLFTSFGKINIKSARFINDHEPIDSECDCYTCRNYSRGYLNHLFKARELTFFRLASLHNLHYYLNLMKQIREAIMQGRFSEFKREFYAKRAQNI; this is encoded by the coding sequence ATGGATTTTAAAGTAACTCACACAGATGGTAACGCCCGTGCTGGTGTGCTAAAAACAGCTCATAGTGAAATTTTAACCCCCGTTTTTATGCCAGTTGGCACGGTGGGGGCTGTAAAGAGCCTAGATGCCACCGATATGCGTGAAATTTTAGACGCAAAGATCATTTTGGCAAACACCTATCACATGTATCTACGCCCAGGCTCAAAGATAGTAAAAGAGTTTGGCGGACTTCATGGATTTAGCAAATTTGACCGCTCATTTTTGACAGATAGTGGCGGTTTTCAGGCGTTTAGTCTAAGGGCAAATACCAAAAATGACGATGGTGGGATAAAATTTAAAAGCCACATTGATGGCTCCATGCACTATTTTACGCCGCGCTCCGTGCTTGATACGCAGTATGATTTGGGTTCTGATATCATGATGATTTTAGATGATTTGGTGGCACTTCCAGCGACAAAAGAGCGAGTAGAGCTTAGTCTAAAACGCACGATAAAATGGGCTGATGAAGCGATACGCTATCATAAAAGTATACAAAGTAAGGGCGTTGGAGTGCATCAAAATATCTTTGGCATTATTCAAGGTGGCACGGACTATGAGGCTAGAAAATTTTGCGCACAAAAGCTTTGTGAGATGGACTTTGACGGACTTGCTATCGGAGGACTGAGTGTGGGTGAGAGTAATCAAGAGATGTATGACACGGTTGAGGGCGTTATGCCGTTTATCGACACGAAGCGACCAAGCTATCTTATGGGGGTTGGCACACCTGAGGATCTGGTAGAAAATGTCGAGCGAGGCGTTGATATGTTTGACTGCGTAATGCCAACTAGAAACGCCAGAAACGGCACACTCTTTACTAGTTTTGGCAAGATAAACATAAAATCAGCCCGTTTTATAAACGATCACGAGCCAATCGATAGCGAGTGCGACTGCTACACTTGTCGCAACTACTCAAGGGGCTATCTTAACCACCTTTTTAAAGCCCGTGAGCTTACATTTTTCCGCCTTGCAAGCCTGCATAACTTGCACTATTATCTAAATTTGATGAAGCAAATAAGAGAGGCGATAATGCAAGGCAGATTTAGCGAGTTTAAGCGGGAGTTTTACGCTAAAAGAGCTCAAAATATTTAA
- a CDS encoding efflux RND transporter periplasmic adaptor subunit yields MRKFILFLFSFTWLYAEQIYANFDVMPVQSAKLVFKSSGVISNINASISSTVKQGEILASLESSDEKLGLKNAKAELQKARVASEFASATFMKFKKVKDVTSQQRYEETKFNYENAMAELKRAQISVENAKNLLEKKQLRAPFDGVISAKFSEIGSGVLALNTPIFEILSYPEVKILLYIDEKHANSIKIGDEFKFKIAQKDGSAKITLIHPTIDTRSRKFIAEAITTGFKIGSFGEGFIVK; encoded by the coding sequence GTGAGAAAATTTATACTATTTTTATTTAGTTTTACTTGGCTTTATGCAGAGCAAATTTATGCAAATTTTGATGTTATGCCTGTGCAAAGTGCAAAGCTTGTTTTTAAAAGTTCTGGTGTCATCAGTAATATAAATGCAAGCATTTCAAGCACTGTTAAGCAGGGAGAAATTTTAGCTAGCTTAGAAAGTAGCGATGAGAAGTTGGGACTAAAAAATGCCAAAGCTGAACTTCAAAAAGCAAGAGTGGCAAGTGAGTTTGCGAGTGCGACATTTATGAAGTTTAAAAAGGTTAAAGATGTTACTTCCCAGCAAAGATATGAAGAGACAAAATTTAATTACGAAAATGCTATGGCTGAGCTAAAAAGAGCACAAATAAGCGTCGAAAATGCTAAAAATTTACTTGAAAAAAAGCAGCTTCGTGCCCCTTTTGATGGTGTTATAAGTGCAAAATTTAGCGAGATAGGAAGTGGAGTTTTGGCACTTAACACCCCTATCTTTGAAATTCTCTCATACCCAGAGGTAAAAATTTTACTTTACATAGATGAAAAGCATGCAAATAGCATTAAAATAGGCGATGAGTTTAAATTTAAGATAGCACAAAAAGATGGTAGCGCAAAGATAACACTGATACATCCAACCATTGATACAAGGTCTAGAAAATTTATTGCCGAAGCTATCACAACTGGTTTTAAGATCGGCTCATTTGGTGAAGGCTTTATCGTAAAATAA
- a CDS encoding aldehyde dehydrogenase family protein, translated as MVKLLSEYGLYINGEWRPAKDGATLEAHNPANGALLAKIADATQDDVDEAVKAARAAFKKFKHSTISERSALLNKIADIIDANTEHLAKVETMDNGKPIRETMNVDIPLAAKHFRYFAGVIQGEEGSANVLNEQQLSLVLREPIGVVGQIVPWNFPFLMAAWKLAPVIAAGDASVFKPSSETSLSVLELFRLIGDILPKGLVNIVTGRGSKSGEWLKNHPGLDKLAFTGSTEIGRDIAIAAAQRIIPATLELGGKSANIFFADADLQKALDGLQLGILFNQGQVCCAGSRIFVEEKFYDEFMAAAVKRFENIKVGDPLDPATQMGSQVNAKQAKQILEYVEIGKNEGAKVAVGGEAYTANGCEKGAFVKPTLLTNVTNDMRVAQEEIFGPVGVVIKFKDEEELIKMVNDSEYGLGGGVFTQDITKALRVARAIETGRVWVNTYNQIPEGAPFGGYKNSGIGRETHKTILEHYTQMKNIMIDLTGKPSGFYE; from the coding sequence ATGGTAAAACTACTATCAGAATATGGTTTATACATCAATGGTGAGTGGCGTCCAGCAAAAGATGGCGCAACACTTGAAGCGCACAACCCAGCAAATGGGGCACTCCTAGCAAAGATCGCAGATGCAACACAGGATGATGTTGATGAAGCAGTTAAAGCTGCTCGTGCTGCATTTAAAAAATTTAAGCATAGCACAATCTCAGAGCGAAGTGCTCTACTAAATAAGATAGCCGACATAATCGACGCAAACACAGAACATCTTGCAAAAGTAGAAACTATGGATAACGGCAAACCTATCCGCGAGACAATGAATGTAGATATCCCACTGGCAGCAAAGCACTTTAGATATTTTGCAGGCGTGATACAAGGCGAAGAAGGCAGTGCAAATGTCTTAAATGAGCAGCAGCTTTCGCTCGTGCTTCGTGAACCTATCGGTGTTGTGGGTCAGATAGTTCCGTGGAATTTCCCATTTTTGATGGCAGCTTGGAAGTTAGCTCCAGTCATAGCTGCTGGCGATGCAAGCGTGTTTAAACCAAGCTCAGAAACCAGCCTTAGCGTACTTGAGCTTTTTAGACTAATAGGTGACATATTGCCAAAAGGACTAGTTAATATCGTTACTGGTCGCGGAAGCAAATCTGGCGAATGGCTAAAAAATCACCCAGGACTTGACAAGCTAGCATTTACTGGCTCAACTGAGATAGGCCGCGATATCGCTATCGCAGCAGCTCAACGAATCATACCAGCTACGCTTGAGCTTGGCGGAAAAAGTGCAAACATATTCTTTGCAGACGCAGACTTACAAAAAGCCCTTGATGGCTTACAGCTTGGAATTTTGTTTAACCAGGGTCAAGTTTGTTGCGCTGGCTCAAGGATATTTGTAGAAGAGAAATTTTATGATGAGTTTATGGCGGCAGCTGTTAAGAGATTTGAAAATATAAAAGTTGGAGATCCACTAGATCCAGCCACCCAGATGGGCTCACAAGTTAACGCAAAGCAAGCTAAGCAAATTTTAGAGTATGTAGAGATAGGTAAAAACGAGGGTGCAAAAGTTGCTGTCGGCGGTGAAGCTTATACTGCAAATGGTTGTGAAAAGGGAGCATTTGTAAAGCCTACACTTTTAACAAATGTCACAAATGATATGCGAGTAGCGCAGGAGGAGATTTTTGGTCCTGTTGGAGTTGTGATAAAATTTAAAGATGAAGAAGAGCTCATAAAAATGGTAAATGATAGCGAATACGGCCTAGGAGGGGGCGTCTTTACTCAAGACATCACAAAGGCTCTTCGCGTCGCGCGTGCCATAGAAACTGGTCGTGTATGGGTTAATACTTACAACCAAATTCCAGAGGGTGCGCCATTTGGTGGCTATAAAAACTCAGGTATCGGCAGAGAGACACATAAAACCATACTTGAGCACTATACTCAGATGAAAAATATCATGATCGATCTTACTGGAAAGCCAAGCGGTTTTTACGAGTAA
- a CDS encoding metallophosphoesterase, producing MSEQIYIVSDIHGCFKTLKALLNKLPKNARLCFVGDLIDRGKDSDKVVELVRSGGHLSVLGNHERALLLAKDEFLLDKRVDNPWFNEHGGAQTFATYKGKNELKLKHIEFLQTLPTYIEFENFLTADGRKLVVSHSAVGKMWQERHNDKETEKFKAHVLSGRSDISENDDIFNIYGHEVMSEPVITKGRAAIDLGGVYRHLKQDPRICAIAFPSLEIFTQKMLKDKFSM from the coding sequence ATGAGCGAACAAATTTACATCGTCTCAGACATTCATGGTTGCTTTAAAACACTTAAAGCCCTACTGAATAAACTGCCCAAAAATGCTCGTTTGTGCTTCGTTGGAGATCTTATTGACAGGGGCAAAGACAGCGATAAGGTTGTTGAGCTTGTAAGATCTGGTGGCCATCTTAGTGTACTTGGAAACCATGAAAGAGCGCTACTTTTAGCCAAAGATGAGTTCTTGCTAGATAAAAGAGTTGACAATCCTTGGTTTAATGAGCACGGAGGAGCACAGACATTTGCAACTTACAAAGGCAAAAATGAACTAAAGCTAAAACACATAGAGTTTTTACAAACTCTGCCTACTTATATAGAATTTGAAAATTTCCTTACGGCTGATGGACGAAAGTTGGTTGTATCACACTCTGCCGTTGGAAAGATGTGGCAAGAAAGACACAACGACAAAGAGACAGAAAAATTTAAAGCACATGTGCTTAGTGGCAGGAGCGATATAAGTGAAAATGATGATATATTTAACATCTATGGTCACGAGGTTATGAGTGAACCAGTCATAACAAAAGGACGAGCGGCTATCGATCTTGGCGGGGTTTATAGACATTTAAAGCAAGATCCAAGAATTTGTGCCATAGCATTTCCAAGTCTTGAAATATTTACTCAAAAAATGTTGAAAGATAAATTTTCTATGTGA
- a CDS encoding efflux RND transporter permease subunit translates to MYKFAINRPIATLMFFALLIVFGIFSIKNMSINAYPQVDIPLVKVTTYTNGDMSLVKNSITKRLEDELNSISGVKHITSHSFDNLSMIFIEFYLNKDIEIALNDVRDRIAKAKVGSQSVAEKMGAASEEIFGIFISAKDDNQTALMHAIEHKARSFLQRIKGVAEVGDVGFLKPEISVLLDAEKLDKYSLNASNIASIIKTQNLKMPLGKVENDNSKITLKSAFDAKSIDEIAQIRLLDGVFLKDVAKVEFGGSERVSYASFIDKNGAKNGVVLQIKKISGADTLQIISEIKSKTNELSTLLGENFDIKTIYDKSILIEQYTNQAIFDMVLGVLLTALIVFLFLRNFSGALIATIAIPTSIVATFFIIHLLGNDINRLTLIALTIGIGIFVDDAIVVIENIIKHIQNGEKDPLKASYLGVKEIAFSVLAISVVLLCVFVPIAFMNSIVGRFFNAFALSVAGGIVISFLVCIMLTPTLCARFLNANESKFYKKSEKFFVAMEEWYEKFLRFALRFKALFIVLTLVVFAFSLLLASTLGSGFKPSEDNSEFHLMIKADPSVSAKKMMEKSAEILTAIKANENVEYAYMMLGYTDAKEIYKAKIYVRLHELSEREKRQDEVIKDLKDGLKFDGFKIWAVELPMVETGGDMEEIQLIITADKEQILEPLVPKVREILQQIGGLVDISSPNEDKKEQVEIFIDRQKAKVLGISEYEIADVIYSSFSSNSVGVFDDGANEYAIMIRFDDAFRQDIEALKKLRINLKGSEILLGDVASFVKSKALSSLPRYDKQDELKFLANTNGAVLSDIKAKIDEALAPLLPDQSSLKYAGFIDYMQDTNKAFIFTIMMSAVLIYMVLAALYESFILPFIIMLSMPLAFGGVAVGLYLSGNSFSLFVMVGAILLFGMVGKNAILLVDFANKFAKDGENVDEAVIKAGKARLRAILMTTLAMIFAMLPLALSRGAGYEGNSPMAIAIICGLISSTILSLIVVPTLFGIIYKIDSWFRKIYEKRPLDG, encoded by the coding sequence ATGTATAAATTTGCCATAAATCGCCCGATCGCCACGCTGATGTTTTTTGCACTACTTATAGTTTTTGGTATTTTTAGTATCAAAAATATGAGTATAAACGCTTACCCGCAAGTTGATATACCTCTTGTAAAGGTCACAACTTATACAAATGGCGATATGAGCTTGGTTAAAAATAGCATTACAAAGCGTCTGGAGGATGAGTTAAATAGCATTAGCGGCGTAAAACACATCACTTCGCATAGTTTTGATAACTTAAGTATGATTTTTATAGAATTTTATCTAAATAAAGACATCGAGATTGCGCTAAATGATGTGCGTGACCGCATTGCTAAAGCAAAAGTGGGTTCACAAAGTGTTGCTGAAAAGATGGGCGCAGCGAGTGAGGAAATTTTTGGCATTTTTATAAGCGCAAAAGATGATAATCAAACTGCCTTAATGCACGCTATCGAGCATAAGGCAAGATCGTTTTTGCAGCGCATTAAAGGCGTGGCAGAAGTTGGGGATGTTGGCTTTTTAAAACCTGAGATAAGTGTGCTTTTGGATGCAGAAAAACTTGATAAATACTCATTAAACGCCTCTAATATCGCAAGTATCATAAAGACACAAAATTTAAAAATGCCGCTTGGTAAGGTTGAAAATGATAACTCAAAGATAACGCTAAAGTCTGCTTTTGACGCAAAAAGTATTGATGAGATAGCTCAAATTCGCTTGCTTGATGGAGTGTTTTTAAAAGATGTAGCAAAAGTTGAGTTTGGTGGCTCTGAGCGTGTAAGTTATGCTAGTTTTATAGATAAAAATGGTGCAAAAAATGGCGTTGTTTTGCAGATAAAAAAGATAAGTGGCGCTGATACTTTACAAATAATAAGCGAGATAAAGAGTAAAACTAATGAGCTTAGCACGCTTCTTGGTGAAAATTTTGATATTAAAACCATATACGATAAAAGTATTTTGATAGAACAATATACAAATCAAGCCATTTTTGATATGGTTTTGGGTGTTTTGCTAACAGCGCTTATCGTATTTTTGTTTTTGCGAAATTTTAGCGGTGCGCTTATTGCAACGATAGCTATACCAACTAGCATTGTTGCTACATTTTTTATCATACATTTGCTTGGAAATGATATAAATCGCCTAACCCTAATCGCGCTTACTATCGGTATCGGGATATTTGTTGATGATGCGATAGTGGTTATAGAAAATATTATAAAACATATACAAAATGGGGAAAAAGATCCGCTAAAAGCAAGCTATCTTGGTGTAAAGGAGATAGCTTTTAGCGTGCTTGCCATATCTGTTGTACTGCTTTGTGTTTTTGTCCCGATAGCTTTTATGAATAGCATAGTTGGGCGCTTTTTCAATGCTTTTGCTTTAAGTGTGGCTGGTGGTATAGTTATATCGTTCTTGGTTTGTATTATGCTAACTCCAACTCTTTGCGCTCGTTTTTTAAATGCAAATGAGAGCAAATTCTATAAAAAAAGTGAGAAATTTTTTGTAGCAATGGAGGAGTGGTATGAGAAATTTTTGCGTTTTGCATTGCGATTTAAGGCTTTGTTTATAGTGCTTACTCTGGTAGTTTTTGCTTTTTCGCTCTTGCTTGCTAGCACCTTAGGAAGCGGATTTAAACCAAGTGAGGATAATAGCGAGTTTCATCTAATGATAAAAGCAGATCCAAGCGTGAGCGCTAAGAAGATGATGGAAAAAAGCGCAGAAATTTTAACTGCTATAAAAGCTAATGAAAATGTTGAATATGCCTATATGATGCTTGGTTATACTGACGCCAAGGAGATTTATAAAGCTAAAATTTATGTCCGCTTGCATGAGCTTAGTGAGCGTGAAAAAAGACAAGATGAGGTGATTAAAGATTTAAAAGATGGTCTAAAATTTGATGGATTTAAAATTTGGGCAGTGGAACTACCTATGGTTGAAACTGGTGGAGATATGGAGGAAATCCAGCTTATTATCACGGCTGATAAGGAGCAGATACTTGAGCCGCTTGTGCCAAAGGTAAGGGAAATTTTACAACAAATAGGCGGTCTTGTTGATATTAGTAGTCCAAATGAAGATAAAAAAGAGCAGGTTGAAATTTTCATAGACAGGCAAAAAGCCAAAGTTTTAGGTATCAGCGAGTATGAGATTGCAGATGTGATATACTCATCTTTTTCATCAAATAGCGTTGGAGTGTTTGATGATGGAGCGAACGAGTATGCTATTATGATTAGATTTGATGATGCTTTTAGGCAAGATATCGAGGCACTTAAAAAGCTTCGTATAAACTTAAAAGGTAGTGAAATTTTACTTGGTGATGTAGCTAGTTTTGTTAAAAGCAAGGCGCTTTCTAGTTTGCCACGCTATGACAAGCAAGATGAGTTAAAATTTTTAGCCAATACAAACGGAGCCGTTTTAAGTGATATAAAAGCAAAGATCGATGAGGCACTTGCACCACTTTTGCCAGACCAAAGTTCGCTAAAATATGCTGGATTTATCGACTATATGCAAGATACAAATAAAGCATTTATCTTTACTATCATGATGAGCGCCGTACTTATATACATGGTTTTAGCAGCACTTTATGAGAGCTTTATTTTACCATTTATCATTATGTTGTCTATGCCACTTGCTTTTGGTGGAGTGGCTGTGGGGCTTTATCTTAGCGGAAATTCTTTTAGTCTTTTTGTTATGGTTGGAGCTATATTGTTGTTTGGTATGGTTGGGAAAAATGCCATCTTGCTTGTAGATTTTGCGAATAAATTTGCAAAAGATGGCGAGAATGTCGATGAGGCTGTCATAAAAGCTGGCAAGGCAAGACTTCGTGCGATACTTATGACTACGCTTGCTATGATATTTGCTATGCTTCCACTTGCTTTATCGCGTGGAGCGGGCTATGAGGGTAACTCGCCTATGGCTATTGCTATTATTTGCGGGCTTATAAGCTCAACCATCTTGTCTCTTATCGTTGTACCAACACTTTTTGGCATAATCTACAAGATAGATAGCTGGTTTAGAAAAATTTATGAAAAAAGACCTTTAGATGGTTAA
- a CDS encoding TolC family protein, producing MVKFFIIFATFSLLNAGNLSELIHLAQSAKQVEFIKFSKNIYTKNATKKDLNIDISGRYTIMQKDGEYKSKSGSMLLRFEYLLFDGGERDAIQKIQSYENASEIYKSEAYKNLISLQVGKIYFNAIAIEALIQNKQNELNAINIANANSEFFYEFGEIDEVEFNALNDALSAAKSELDELYLRQVELISRINLLSNAKLNFIRGSKMQMPEFWSKAKNANLQAKKKEALINEQSTTQSQSKLIPKIYLKDSQVLNENSFKKGDASSAQMAKRYLDTNKPLLELSWSLPSSLNKSTEQQKNEAKYQKIALALSEEERISLQRLEALEALIKRLDAEQKIKQTKVSSVQKSFENLARLYIWGKISYNEFLFLLDDNVAWLNGFWLDKDELEIRKMEYYYERGDEILKRIKDE from the coding sequence ATGGTTAAATTTTTTATCATCTTTGCTACATTTTCGCTCTTAAATGCTGGAAATTTAAGTGAGCTTATACATTTGGCACAAAGTGCAAAACAGGTGGAATTTATAAAATTTTCAAAAAATATCTACACGAAAAATGCCACAAAAAAGGACTTAAACATTGATATAAGCGGTAGATATACGATTATGCAAAAGGATGGCGAATACAAAAGCAAGTCTGGATCAATGCTTTTGCGATTTGAGTATCTGCTCTTTGATGGTGGCGAGAGAGATGCCATTCAAAAGATACAAAGCTATGAAAATGCCAGTGAAATTTACAAAAGCGAAGCATATAAAAACCTAATAAGCTTGCAAGTTGGTAAAATTTACTTTAACGCTATTGCCATAGAAGCACTTATACAAAACAAGCAAAATGAGCTTAATGCGATAAATATAGCAAATGCTAATAGCGAGTTTTTTTACGAATTTGGCGAGATAGATGAAGTTGAGTTTAATGCACTAAATGATGCTTTAAGTGCCGCTAAATCAGAGCTTGATGAGCTTTATTTGCGTCAAGTAGAGTTAATCTCAAGAATAAATTTACTCTCAAACGCAAAGCTAAATTTTATACGCGGCAGCAAAATGCAAATGCCTGAGTTTTGGAGCAAGGCAAAAAATGCTAATTTACAAGCAAAGAAAAAAGAAGCACTTATAAACGAACAAAGCACAACCCAATCACAAAGTAAGCTCATTCCAAAAATTTATCTTAAAGATTCTCAGGTACTAAATGAAAACAGTTTTAAAAAGGGCGACGCAAGCTCTGCTCAGATGGCTAAACGCTATCTTGATACAAATAAGCCCTTGCTAGAGCTTAGCTGGAGTTTACCAAGCTCGCTAAACAAAAGCACTGAACAGCAAAAAAATGAAGCCAAATATCAAAAAATAGCACTTGCTTTAAGCGAAGAAGAGCGTATTAGCTTGCAGCGGCTAGAGGCTCTTGAGGCATTGATAAAACGCCTTGACGCGGAGCAAAAGATAAAACAGACCAAAGTATCAAGCGTGCAAAAAAGCTTTGAAAATTTGGCTAGGCTTTATATTTGGGGTAAAATTTCTTATAATGAGTTTTTATTTTTGCTAGATGATAATGTTGCTTGGCTAAACGGTTTTTGGCTTGATAAAGATGAGCTTGAGATACGCAAAATGGAGTATTATTACGAGCGCGGGGATGAAATTTTAAAAAGGATAAAAGATGAATAA
- a CDS encoding DMT family transporter translates to MNKLIFVTILWAFSFSLIGEFLSGKLDSYFSVFTRVALASLVFLPFTRFKGVPTRLKLAVMGIGALQIGAMYLFYYNSFLYLSVPEVALFTIFTPFYVTLVYDAFEKKFRSLYLISVGVAVLGAFVIKYGGINEGFLKGFLLVQGANICFGFGQSAYKILLERNRVEQKGIFGYFHFGAFFVTLVAFLLFGNFSKITPSTTQIFVLLWLGVMASGLGYYLWNKGATEVDSGVLAIMNNALIPAAIIVNLIFWQKDADVLRLVAGGVILYASLLIHKRIIKFYESRAVSAKI, encoded by the coding sequence ATGAATAAACTTATTTTTGTTACCATTTTATGGGCATTTAGCTTCTCTTTGATAGGCGAGTTTTTATCGGGCAAGTTAGATAGCTACTTTAGCGTATTTACTCGTGTTGCGCTTGCTAGTCTTGTTTTTTTGCCATTTACAAGATTTAAAGGTGTGCCTACACGCTTAAAGCTAGCTGTTATGGGGATAGGAGCTTTGCAGATAGGTGCGATGTATCTTTTTTACTATAACTCATTTTTGTATCTCAGTGTGCCAGAAGTTGCTTTATTTACAATATTTACGCCGTTTTATGTAACGCTTGTTTATGATGCTTTTGAGAAAAAATTTCGCTCACTTTATCTTATAAGTGTCGGAGTTGCTGTGCTTGGAGCGTTTGTTATAAAATATGGCGGTATAAATGAGGGCTTTTTAAAGGGTTTTTTGCTAGTTCAAGGGGCAAACATTTGCTTTGGATTTGGTCAAAGTGCATATAAAATTTTACTTGAGCGAAATAGAGTAGAGCAAAAAGGCATATTTGGATATTTTCATTTTGGGGCATTTTTTGTAACACTTGTGGCGTTTTTGCTGTTTGGAAATTTTAGCAAAATAACCCCTAGTACGACACAAATTTTTGTTTTACTTTGGCTTGGTGTGATGGCTAGTGGACTTGGTTATTATTTGTGGAATAAGGGTGCAACAGAGGTTGATAGTGGGGTACTTGCTATTATGAATAACGCGCTCATACCAGCTGCTATCATTGTAAATTTAATCTTTTGGCAAAAAGATGCTGATGTATTGCGCCTTGTTGCTGGAGGAGTGATACTTTACGCATCTTTACTGATACATAAGCGCATAATAAAATTTTATGAAAGTAGGGCAGTTTCGGCTAAGATTTAG